CTTATGAAGATTATCGTAAGGCTTATGAAGCCATTTTTACTAGAGTTGGTTTAGATTTTAAAGCGATTATTGGTGATGGCGGTGCTATGGGTGGTAAAGATAGTCAGGAATTTATGGCAGTAACGCCAGATCGTACAGATTTGGAGCATTGGCTGGTTCTTGATAAAGCTATTGGCTCTATTGAAGAGATTCCAGCTGATGTTTTGAAAGAGATTAAACAAGAACTCTCCTCTTGGTTAATATCAGGAGAGGATACTATCGCTTATTCAAGTGAGTCTGATTATGCGGCTAATCTGGAAATGGCGACGAGCGAATATAAGCCTAACAATAAGGTTGTTTCTCATGAAGATATACAGCGTATTGAAACACCAAATTGTAAAACGATTGATGAAGTTGCTGCCTTTTTAGAAATAGATCCAACACAAACCATAAAAACCTTATTATTTATTGCAGATGATGAACCAGTTGTTGCTTTACTTGTAGGAAATGATCAGGTTAATGAAGTTAAACTAAAAAACTATCTGGGTGCTGACTTCTTGGAACCAGCTAATGAAAAAGAAGCAAGAGAAATTTTTAGTGCTTCCTTTGGTTCTCTAGGTCCAGTTAATCTACCAGAAAATGTCAAAATTGTGGCAGATCGTAAGGTGAAAAATATTGGGAATGCCGTTGTTGGTGCTAATGAAGATGGCTATCATTTGACAGGTGTCAATCCGGAACGTGACTTTGAAGCTGCTTATGTTGATATTCGTGAAGTCTGTGAAGGAGAGGCATCTCCAGATGGTAAAGGTGTTCTTAAATTTGCGCGTGGTATTGAAATTGGTCACATTTTTAAATTGGGAACACGTTATTCAGAAAGTATGGGAGCTAACATTCTTGATGAAAATGGACGTTCAATCCCTATTATTATGGGAAGTTATGGCATCGGTGTTAGTAGAATTCTATCAGCAGTCATTGAACAAAATGCACGTATCTTTGTTAATAAGACACCTAAAGGAGCTTACCGATTTTCTTGGGGAGTTAATTTTCCTAAAACGTTGGCGCCATTTGATGTCCATCTCATTACGGTTAATGTAAAGGATGAAGTCTCCCAACAATTGACAGCAAAAGTAGAAGAAAGTTTGGTAGATGCTCACTATTCTGTTTTAACAGATAATCGGAATGAGCGTATTGGTTCGAAATTTTCTGATAGTGACCTTATTGGGCTGCCGATTCGTGTAACAGTTGGTAAAAAAGCTTCAGATGGTATTGTAGAAGTTAAAATAAAATCGACTGGAGATACAATTGAAGTCAATGCAGAGAACCTATTAGAAACTTTATCTATTTTGATAGACTAGAATTTTTTTGAAGGCTGAGCTACTTGTGCCCAGCCTTTTGATATTTAAGATATTATAAAATCAGGTTCAGAAAGAGAATGAGCGATTCAGCAGTTGATTTTTAATAATCAATAGTGTATTTGTCAAAACTTTTTGAAATTCTTTTGAAAAAGTCTTGACAAAATTATAAATACTTTGATATACTATGAAAGTTGCTGTTTAAAGTAGCACTAAGCCCTTTGAAAACTGAACAAGAAGACGAACCAACCAAAGTGCAGGGTGACATAAAGAAATGTGACCTGTCAAAGAACGAAACATAAATCTGTCAGTGGACAGTAATGAGAAAGAACTCAAACGATTAAATGAGAGTTTGATCCTGGCTCAGGACGAACGCTGGCGGCGTGCCTAATACATGCAAGTGGGACGCAAGGGAACACACTGTGCTTGCACACCGTGTTTTCTTGAGTCGCGAACGGGTGAGTAACGCGTAGGTAACCTGCCTATTAGCGGGGGATAACTATTGGAAACGATAGCTAATACCGCATAATATTAATTATTGCATGATAATTGATTGAAAGATGCAAGCGCATCACTAGTAGATGGACCTGCGTTGTATTAGCTAGTTGGTAAGGTAAGAGCTTACCAAGGCGACGATACATAGCCGACCTGAGAGGGTGATCGGCCACACTGGGACTGAGACACGGCCCAGACTCCTACGGGAGGCAGCAGTAGGGAATCTTCGGCAATGGACGAAAGTCTGACCGAGCAACGCCGCGTGAGTGAAGAAGGTTTTCGGATCGTAAAGCTCTGTTGTAAGTCAAGAACGTGTGTGAGAGTGGAAAGTTCACACAGTGACGGTAGCTTACCAGAAAGGGACGGCTAACTACGTGCCAGCAGCCGCGGTAATACGTAGGTCCCGAGCGTTGTCCGGATTTATTGGGCGTAAAGGGAGCGCAGGCGGTCAGGAAAGTCTGGAGTAAAAGGCTATGGCTCAACCATAGTGTGCTCTGGAAACTGTCTGACTTGAGTGCAGAAGGGGAGAGTGGAATTCCATGTGTAGCGGTGAAATGCGTAGATATATGGAGGAACACCAGTGGCGAAAGCGGCTCTCTGGTCTGTCACTGACGCTGAGGCTCGAAAGCGTGGGTAGCGAACAGGATTAGATACCCTGGTAGTCCACGCCGTAAACGATGAGTGCTAGGTGTTAGGCCCTTTCCGGGGCTTAGTGCCGGAGCTAACGCAATAAGCACTCCGCCTGGGGAGTACGACCGCAAGGTTGAAACTCAAAGGAATTGACGGGGGCCCGCACAAGCGGTGGAGCATGTGGTTTAATTCGAAGCAACGCGAAGAACCTTACCAGGTCTTGACATCCCGATGCTATTCTTAGAG
This region of Streptococcus mutans genomic DNA includes:
- a CDS encoding proline--tRNA ligase — encoded protein: MKQSNMLIPTLREMPSDAQVISHALMVRAGYVRQVSAGIYSYLPLAHRVIEKIKEIMREEFDKIGAVEMLAPALLTADLWRESGRYGTYGEDLYKLKNRDQSDFILGPTHEETFTNLIRDAVKSYKQLPLNLYQIQAKYRDEKRPRNGLLRTREFIMKDGYSFHADYDSLDATYEDYRKAYEAIFTRVGLDFKAIIGDGGAMGGKDSQEFMAVTPDRTDLEHWLVLDKAIGSIEEIPADVLKEIKQELSSWLISGEDTIAYSSESDYAANLEMATSEYKPNNKVVSHEDIQRIETPNCKTIDEVAAFLEIDPTQTIKTLLFIADDEPVVALLVGNDQVNEVKLKNYLGADFLEPANEKEAREIFSASFGSLGPVNLPENVKIVADRKVKNIGNAVVGANEDGYHLTGVNPERDFEAAYVDIREVCEGEASPDGKGVLKFARGIEIGHIFKLGTRYSESMGANILDENGRSIPIIMGSYGIGVSRILSAVIEQNARIFVNKTPKGAYRFSWGVNFPKTLAPFDVHLITVNVKDEVSQQLTAKVEESLVDAHYSVLTDNRNERIGSKFSDSDLIGLPIRVTVGKKASDGIVEVKIKSTGDTIEVNAENLLETLSILID